A genomic region of Kribbella sp. NBC_00382 contains the following coding sequences:
- a CDS encoding MSMEG_0567/sll0787 family protein produces the protein MITPVVQTTGVRRAADVCALLGDPPPAFLIEVAAGNDLAAYRALRQQAFVHDQGLFAGSDLDERDEDSRTVVLVAKDPAGAVIGGVRLGPTMPGPDVGWWQGGRLVVGSRTQNGVGAALVRAACAWAEGAGVLRFEATVQTGTYRFFQRLGWETVRPVQVAGVPHVLMRWPIGRVQRLVEATKSELGELLQGIGPDGFVGDDGAPVPGSDLVAACDAIVPAMVERDPEWAGWCSVLVNVNDLAAMGATPVGLLDSIGARDSAFATRILSGLRQAAQAYGVPVLGGHTQFGVPAALSVTALGKAEQPVPGGGGTAGDAVRLTADLGGGWRPGYAGRQWDSTSHRSSEELRTMVKAVGRAKPKAAKDVSMAGIVGTLGMLAEASGCGAVLDVADVPKPATASMGDWLTCFPGFAMLTAGPQELDAGPAESHVCGQLTEGQGVSLRWPDGEITEVIPAGVTGMGAA, from the coding sequence ATGATCACGCCAGTAGTACAGACGACCGGCGTTCGGCGGGCCGCGGATGTCTGCGCGCTGTTGGGCGATCCGCCGCCGGCCTTCCTCATCGAAGTGGCTGCCGGCAACGATCTGGCTGCCTACCGCGCGCTGAGGCAGCAGGCCTTCGTCCACGACCAAGGCCTGTTCGCCGGCAGCGATCTGGACGAACGAGATGAAGACTCACGCACAGTAGTCCTGGTCGCCAAGGACCCAGCTGGTGCAGTGATCGGTGGGGTTCGGCTGGGCCCGACCATGCCAGGCCCAGACGTGGGTTGGTGGCAGGGCGGTCGTCTGGTAGTCGGCTCTCGTACGCAGAACGGTGTGGGGGCAGCGCTGGTGAGGGCGGCTTGCGCATGGGCTGAAGGAGCGGGGGTGTTGCGGTTTGAGGCGACTGTCCAGACCGGGACGTACAGGTTCTTTCAGCGGTTGGGGTGGGAGACGGTTCGGCCAGTCCAGGTTGCAGGGGTGCCGCATGTGTTGATGCGGTGGCCGATTGGGCGGGTGCAGCGGTTGGTCGAGGCGACTAAGAGTGAGTTGGGGGAGTTGCTGCAGGGGATTGGGCCGGACGGGTTTGTGGGGGATGACGGGGCTCCGGTGCCGGGGAGTGATTTGGTGGCGGCTTGTGATGCGATCGTGCCGGCGATGGTGGAGCGGGATCCGGAGTGGGCCGGGTGGTGTTCCGTACTGGTCAACGTGAACGACTTGGCCGCGATGGGTGCGACGCCGGTGGGGTTGTTGGATTCGATCGGGGCGCGGGACAGTGCGTTTGCGACGCGGATACTTAGTGGGCTTAGGCAGGCTGCGCAGGCTTACGGGGTGCCGGTTTTGGGTGGGCATACGCAGTTCGGCGTACCGGCTGCTTTGAGTGTCACCGCGCTCGGCAAAGCAGAACAGCCGGTACCTGGCGGTGGCGGCACGGCTGGAGATGCAGTCAGGTTGACTGCTGATCTTGGTGGCGGTTGGCGGCCCGGATATGCGGGCAGGCAATGGGATTCGACCAGTCACCGGAGTAGTGAAGAGCTGCGGACGATGGTGAAGGCCGTGGGCAGAGCCAAACCCAAGGCGGCGAAGGACGTGTCGATGGCGGGGATCGTCGGGACGCTCGGGATGCTTGCCGAGGCCAGCGGTTGTGGAGCGGTCCTCGACGTCGCCGACGTACCTAAGCCAGCAACCGCATCGATGGGTGACTGGCTGACCTGCTTTCCCGGCTTCGCGATGCTCACCGCCGGGCCGCAGGAACTCGACGCCGGCCCTGCCGAGAGCCACGTCTGCGGACAGCTCACCGAAGGCCAGGGCGTGAGCCTGCGTTGGCCGGACGGCGAGATCACCGAGGTCATCCCCGCCGGGGTGACCGGAATGGGAGCGGCATGA
- a CDS encoding MSMEG_0568 family radical SAM protein, with translation MSVGTEEALAARAEMAVYGVQVDAPVRRSKGAGPSDDGHLVVDGANATLPIVADSPYQVRDGGVYRNGLSLGLSVEPVRRPRFYDLTTADGVPYQQIALLHGKDVLATTVVQTCIRYDESTRCRFCSIEESLRSGATVAAKTPRQLAEVAEAAVRLDGVTQMVMTTGTTTGPDRGARNLVRCVRAVLEAVPGLPIQVQIEPPGELSVITDLYAAGATSIGIHVESLDDDVRRRWMPGKSTVPLAEYNAAWDEAVRVFGRNRVSTYLLIGMGEDPDELVAGAADLISRGIYPFVVPLRPMLGTLARLDGVTAPDPRLVQDITARVAALLKTAEMQGADQGAGCAACGACSLLSAAGA, from the coding sequence ATGAGCGTTGGCACCGAAGAAGCCCTGGCGGCCCGGGCCGAGATGGCCGTGTACGGCGTTCAGGTGGACGCCCCGGTCCGCCGCAGCAAGGGCGCCGGCCCGAGCGACGACGGGCACCTGGTCGTCGACGGTGCCAACGCCACCCTCCCCATCGTTGCTGACAGCCCCTACCAGGTACGGGACGGTGGGGTGTACCGCAACGGACTCAGCCTCGGCCTGTCCGTCGAGCCGGTCCGTCGGCCGCGCTTCTACGACCTGACGACGGCGGACGGCGTTCCGTACCAGCAGATCGCTTTGTTGCACGGGAAGGACGTCTTGGCCACGACCGTCGTCCAGACCTGCATCCGGTACGACGAATCGACGCGTTGCCGCTTCTGCTCGATCGAGGAGTCACTGCGCAGCGGCGCGACCGTCGCAGCCAAGACACCACGCCAGTTGGCGGAGGTGGCCGAGGCTGCGGTGCGCCTCGACGGCGTCACCCAGATGGTGATGACCACCGGTACGACGACTGGGCCGGATCGTGGTGCTCGCAACCTGGTCCGTTGCGTCCGGGCTGTACTGGAAGCCGTTCCAGGGTTGCCGATCCAGGTCCAGATCGAGCCGCCGGGGGAGCTGTCCGTCATCACCGACCTGTACGCCGCGGGCGCGACCTCGATCGGAATCCATGTCGAGTCCTTGGATGATGACGTCCGCCGCCGCTGGATGCCCGGCAAGTCGACGGTGCCGCTGGCGGAGTACAACGCCGCCTGGGACGAGGCAGTCCGGGTCTTCGGCCGCAACCGCGTCTCGACGTACCTCTTGATCGGTATGGGCGAAGACCCCGACGAACTGGTAGCCGGCGCCGCCGACCTCATCTCCCGCGGCATCTACCCCTTCGTAGTCCCCCTCCGCCCGATGCTAGGCACCCTCGCCCGCCTGGACGGCGTCACCGCACCCGACCCCCGGCTGGTCCAAGACATCACCGCCCGAGTCGCCGCCCTCCTGAAGACAGCCGAGATGCAAGGGGCAGACCAAGGCGCCGGCTGCGCCGCCTGCGGAGCCTGCAGTCTCTTGTCGGCGGCCGGCGCATGA
- a CDS encoding MSMEG_0572/Sll0783 family nitrogen starvation response protein, whose amino-acid sequence MPELAELTDLETKSLQEIPHPSLAEGSSIYGGTKVFPDYQAEDGETYFTLVHGIAHESSVSFVAILQATRAQRKGFESAIYFYGPGSLNCLATRGFPTTGNSAFPGEHNINESLKTFIAEGGKVYCCRFGLSLHGAREEDLIEGVIPTHPLDVQDALIHYARKGAIINSTYMF is encoded by the coding sequence ATGCCCGAACTGGCCGAACTGACCGACCTCGAGACCAAGAGCCTGCAGGAGATCCCGCACCCGTCGCTGGCGGAGGGGTCGAGCATCTACGGCGGTACGAAGGTCTTCCCCGACTACCAGGCCGAGGACGGCGAGACGTACTTCACCCTGGTGCACGGCATCGCCCACGAGTCGTCGGTGAGCTTCGTCGCGATCCTGCAGGCAACCCGGGCACAGCGCAAGGGCTTCGAGTCGGCGATCTACTTCTACGGTCCCGGGTCGCTGAACTGCCTGGCGACGCGGGGTTTTCCGACCACCGGCAACTCCGCGTTCCCAGGCGAGCATAACATCAACGAGTCGCTGAAGACGTTCATCGCCGAGGGCGGCAAGGTCTACTGCTGCCGGTTCGGGCTGTCGCTGCACGGAGCGCGCGAGGAGGACCTGATCGAGGGCGTCATCCCGACGCACCCGCTCGACGTCCAGGACGCGCTGATCCACTACGCCCGCAAGGGCGCCATCATCAACTCGACGTACATGTTCTGA
- a CDS encoding amidohydrolase family protein, translated as MSTNDAHRHLGVLPAYPFYGGPPVNPDLTARATIDELLADLDAEGTERALVIPNYGVPDVAVSFGFNELVVEAAGRDDRIRAGLWVSPRPQDAELTAKALTLATEPGVRALKLSFLLGGHPADEEVRPQLDEIFKTARRNGLVVHVHTSPGAASDIDHIGLLVETYADQVPLHLVHFGGGMSGHIKLIGSRFFDWIESGKRVYTDLSWAIGFAPAWLAAEIERRGIGHDRVLFASDQPWGDHAGEYAKVRAAMGDGELGDHVFHHTFNHLYD; from the coding sequence ATGTCGACAAACGACGCGCACCGGCATCTCGGAGTCCTGCCGGCCTACCCCTTCTACGGCGGCCCGCCGGTCAACCCGGACCTCACCGCCCGCGCCACCATCGACGAGTTGCTCGCCGATCTCGATGCCGAGGGCACCGAACGCGCATTGGTGATCCCCAACTACGGCGTACCGGATGTCGCGGTCTCCTTCGGGTTCAACGAGCTCGTGGTCGAGGCGGCTGGTCGCGATGACCGGATCCGGGCCGGCCTGTGGGTCTCGCCGCGACCACAGGACGCCGAGTTGACGGCCAAGGCGCTCACGTTGGCGACCGAGCCCGGCGTACGGGCGCTGAAGTTGAGTTTCCTGCTCGGCGGTCATCCGGCTGACGAGGAGGTCCGGCCGCAACTGGACGAGATCTTCAAGACAGCAAGGCGAAACGGCCTCGTCGTTCACGTCCACACCTCACCCGGCGCCGCGTCCGACATCGACCACATCGGTCTGCTGGTCGAGACGTACGCCGACCAGGTGCCGCTGCATCTCGTCCACTTCGGCGGCGGGATGAGTGGGCACATCAAGCTGATCGGCTCGCGTTTCTTCGACTGGATCGAGTCGGGCAAGCGCGTCTACACCGATCTGTCCTGGGCGATCGGTTTCGCCCCGGCCTGGCTGGCCGCCGAGATCGAGCGGCGCGGTATCGGCCACGACCGGGTGCTGTTCGCCAGCGACCAGCCCTGGGGCGACCACGCCGGCGAGTACGCCAAGGTGCGCGCCGCGATGGGCGACGGCGAGCTCGGCGACCACGTTTTCCACCACACCTTCAACCATCTCTACGACTGA
- a CDS encoding MSMEG_0569 family flavin-dependent oxidoreductase produces MPQVSLREGAHYPAVIIGGGQGGLATSWELTSRGLDHVVLEADRVGSEWRNRRWDSFCLVTPNWQCRLPGFPYSGPHADGFMLRDEIVAYLESYAHSFDVPLAEGVRATGLEQSSQGFQLTTDTATVTADQVVLATGPYQRPKIPRFAERLPANLQQLHSSQYRNPEQLEPGEVLVVGTGQSGCQIAEDLHLAGRTVHLVTGSAPRVARVYRGKDVVAWLDEMGYYAKGIDEFDDVDAVRFRVNHYVTGRDGGRDIDLRRFALEGMKLYGRLIDVQAGSLRLKPDLRANLDHADAVSEGIKDSIDAFITSKAIQAPVEARYQPVWEPVVEPETLSLQGIGAVVWSTGFSRDDGWIRVPVFDGRGYPTHHRGVTSVPGLYFVGLPWQHTWGSGRFGGVAADAAYLAEQIVQRRMQAGVRWIAGLPRSQKTVA; encoded by the coding sequence ATGCCGCAGGTCAGTCTTCGCGAAGGCGCGCACTACCCGGCGGTCATCATCGGCGGCGGCCAGGGCGGCCTGGCAACCAGTTGGGAGCTGACGTCCCGCGGCCTCGACCACGTCGTCCTCGAAGCCGATCGGGTCGGCAGCGAGTGGCGCAACCGCCGCTGGGACTCCTTCTGCCTGGTCACTCCCAACTGGCAGTGCCGCCTTCCAGGCTTCCCGTACTCCGGACCGCATGCCGACGGCTTCATGCTCCGCGACGAGATCGTGGCCTACCTGGAGTCGTATGCGCACTCGTTCGACGTACCGCTGGCCGAAGGCGTCCGGGCGACGGGTTTGGAGCAGTCTTCGCAAGGCTTCCAGCTGACGACGGACACGGCGACCGTGACGGCCGACCAGGTGGTGCTCGCGACCGGGCCGTACCAACGACCGAAGATCCCGCGCTTCGCCGAGCGGTTGCCGGCCAACCTGCAGCAGCTCCACTCATCGCAGTACCGGAACCCTGAGCAGCTGGAGCCGGGCGAGGTTCTCGTGGTCGGTACCGGGCAGTCCGGTTGCCAGATCGCTGAGGATCTTCATCTGGCCGGCCGGACGGTACATCTGGTGACGGGGTCGGCGCCGCGGGTGGCACGGGTCTATCGCGGGAAGGACGTCGTCGCCTGGCTCGACGAGATGGGCTACTACGCCAAGGGAATCGACGAGTTCGACGACGTCGACGCCGTACGGTTCCGGGTCAACCACTATGTCACCGGGCGGGACGGCGGGCGCGACATCGACCTGCGCCGGTTCGCCCTCGAGGGCATGAAGCTCTACGGCCGGCTGATCGACGTACAGGCCGGCAGTCTGAGGTTGAAGCCGGATCTCCGCGCCAACCTCGATCATGCCGACGCGGTCTCCGAAGGTATCAAGGACTCGATCGACGCCTTCATCACCTCCAAAGCCATCCAGGCGCCGGTTGAGGCTCGCTATCAGCCCGTTTGGGAGCCAGTCGTAGAACCCGAAACCCTCAGCCTGCAAGGGATCGGTGCTGTGGTGTGGAGCACCGGCTTCAGCCGCGATGACGGCTGGATCCGCGTCCCGGTCTTCGATGGTCGCGGCTATCCGACGCATCACCGTGGCGTGACGAGCGTCCCCGGCCTGTACTTCGTCGGCCTGCCCTGGCAGCACACCTGGGGGTCCGGCCGCTTCGGCGGGGTCGCGGCCGACGCGGCGTACCTGGCCGAGCAGATCGTCCAGCGCCGGATGCAGGCCGGCGTTCGCTGGATCGCCGGTTTGCCGCGCTCCCAGAAGACGGTTGCGTAG
- a CDS encoding AMP-binding protein yields the protein MSVPSYASGVSAVPLLGETIGQNLRRTVAEYGDREAMVEVVSGRRWTYAEFGAVVDEFARGLMGRGIAKGDRVGIWAPNCAEWTITQYATAAIGAILVNINPAYRTHELAYALNQSGVKLLISATEFKTSDYQRMVDEVRPDCAALEAVVYIGTPDWNAVVEAAGQVSREQLDERASELSFDDAINIQYTSGTTGFPKGATLSHHNILNNGYFVTETIGFGPDDRLCIPVPFYHCFGMVMANLGCTTHGSCMVIPGPAFDPAATLRAVQDERCTGLYGVPTMFIAELGLPDFASYDLTSLRTGVMAGSPCPVEVMKRCVADMHMAEVAICYGMTETSPVSTQTRRDDDLDRRTSTVGRVMPHVEVKLVDPATGLVVPRGEPGELCTRGYSVMLGYWDEPEKTAEAIDQARWMHTGDLAEMRDDGYVNIVGRIKDMVIRGGENVYPREIEEFLYTHPDIADVQVIGVPDDRYGEELCAWIKLKDGAAPLDAAGVKEFATGKLAHYKIPRYVLLVDEFPMTVTGKIRKIEMREKSLELLGLK from the coding sequence ATGAGTGTGCCTTCGTATGCGTCTGGGGTTTCTGCGGTTCCGTTGCTGGGGGAAACGATTGGGCAGAACCTGAGACGGACGGTTGCGGAGTACGGCGACCGGGAGGCGATGGTCGAGGTCGTCAGTGGGCGGCGGTGGACTTATGCCGAGTTCGGGGCGGTCGTGGATGAGTTTGCCCGGGGGTTGATGGGGCGGGGGATTGCCAAGGGGGATCGGGTTGGGATCTGGGCGCCTAACTGTGCTGAGTGGACGATCACGCAGTACGCGACGGCGGCTATCGGGGCGATCTTGGTCAACATCAATCCGGCGTACCGGACGCATGAGCTGGCCTATGCGCTCAATCAGTCGGGGGTGAAGCTGCTGATCTCGGCGACGGAGTTCAAGACCAGCGACTACCAGCGGATGGTCGACGAGGTACGGCCGGACTGTGCTGCGCTCGAAGCTGTCGTCTACATCGGTACGCCGGACTGGAACGCCGTCGTCGAGGCGGCCGGGCAGGTCAGCCGGGAGCAGTTGGACGAGCGCGCGAGCGAGTTGAGCTTCGACGACGCGATCAACATCCAGTACACGTCGGGGACGACCGGCTTCCCCAAGGGCGCGACGCTCAGCCATCACAACATTCTCAACAACGGGTACTTCGTCACCGAGACGATCGGCTTCGGGCCGGACGACCGGCTGTGCATCCCGGTGCCCTTTTACCACTGCTTCGGCATGGTGATGGCGAATCTCGGCTGCACGACGCACGGCTCATGCATGGTCATTCCGGGGCCGGCCTTCGATCCGGCGGCGACCCTGCGGGCGGTTCAGGACGAGCGGTGCACGGGGCTGTACGGCGTACCGACGATGTTCATCGCCGAGCTCGGGCTGCCCGACTTCGCCTCGTACGACCTGACCTCACTGCGCACCGGCGTGATGGCCGGCTCGCCCTGCCCGGTCGAGGTGATGAAGCGTTGTGTCGCCGACATGCACATGGCCGAGGTGGCGATCTGCTACGGCATGACCGAGACCTCGCCGGTATCCACGCAGACCCGCCGTGACGACGATCTGGATCGGCGGACGTCGACCGTAGGCCGGGTGATGCCGCATGTCGAGGTGAAGCTGGTCGATCCGGCGACCGGGCTCGTCGTACCGCGAGGTGAGCCGGGCGAGCTGTGCACCCGTGGGTACTCCGTGATGCTCGGCTACTGGGACGAGCCGGAGAAGACCGCCGAAGCGATCGACCAGGCGCGCTGGATGCACACCGGCGACCTGGCCGAGATGCGTGACGACGGGTACGTCAACATCGTCGGCCGGATCAAGGACATGGTGATCCGCGGCGGCGAGAACGTGTACCCGCGGGAGATCGAGGAGTTCCTCTACACCCACCCGGATATCGCCGACGTACAGGTGATCGGCGTACCGGACGACCGGTACGGCGAGGAGCTCTGCGCCTGGATCAAACTCAAGGACGGCGCGGCGCCCCTGGATGCAGCGGGTGTGAAGGAGTTCGCCACCGGCAAGCTCGCCCACTACAAGATCCCGCGCTACGTCCTGCTGGTGGACGAGTTCCCGATGACCGTCACCGGCAAGATCCGGAAGATCGAGATGCGCGAGAAGTCGCTCGAGCTGCTCGGACTGAAGTAG
- a CDS encoding restriction endonuclease produces MGRTGDGYARSDRPPGRTAEAAQRTAAVEERVLELGGILAGALAIDVHGTDLQTLKRAPRRAPPTVPAADLAARPGPVWDAFLPPRLGRFRWWGTERRYARRLAEAEDRFAEAIDRHRAAEDTRRERVTRAVREQAEQQRRLDEATEEQHARIDAYQRAVENHDREAVSRYFRKALERVTEPPDFPRRRRVGYVPESTLLAVEWDLPDLSVVPAEASYRYDREVDAVVAVPRPEKEVRLLYQQLVAQLALRTLHLVFGSDRYKVVDTVVFNGMVESVDLPTGQAVRPCLITLRATREQFKALVLDQLDPVACVRHYFAAEVSRHPEELQPVEPVLDFDLADPRTIRAADVISEIDSRPNLLELTPDEFEHLVHNLLTRMGLETRLFRSGNDGGIDCVAYDPRPITGGKFVVQAKLYTRTVPPSAVRDLFGTVLDAGATKGILITTSGFGPSSYQFANGKPLQLIDGTGLLALCHQHDIPARIVPRAS; encoded by the coding sequence ATGGGCCGAACCGGTGATGGTTACGCCCGCAGCGACCGGCCGCCCGGGCGTACCGCCGAGGCGGCACAACGTACCGCTGCGGTGGAGGAGCGCGTCCTGGAACTGGGCGGGATCCTGGCCGGCGCACTCGCGATCGATGTCCATGGCACCGATCTGCAGACCCTCAAGCGGGCGCCTCGACGGGCGCCGCCGACGGTGCCGGCTGCTGATCTCGCGGCGCGTCCCGGACCTGTCTGGGACGCGTTCCTGCCCCCACGGCTGGGACGGTTCCGCTGGTGGGGCACCGAACGCCGGTACGCGCGGCGGCTGGCCGAGGCCGAGGACAGGTTCGCCGAGGCCATCGACCGGCACCGGGCGGCCGAGGACACCAGGCGTGAGCGGGTGACGCGTGCCGTCAGGGAGCAGGCCGAGCAGCAGCGCCGGCTGGACGAGGCGACCGAAGAGCAGCACGCCCGCATCGACGCCTACCAGCGCGCCGTCGAGAACCACGACCGCGAGGCAGTCAGCCGGTACTTCCGGAAGGCCCTCGAACGCGTCACCGAGCCGCCAGACTTCCCGCGCCGGCGCAGGGTCGGCTACGTGCCCGAGTCGACGCTGCTGGCGGTCGAGTGGGATCTCCCCGACCTCAGCGTCGTACCGGCTGAGGCGTCGTACCGCTACGACCGAGAGGTAGACGCGGTAGTCGCTGTGCCCCGGCCGGAGAAGGAAGTACGGCTGCTGTACCAGCAACTCGTTGCGCAGTTGGCCTTGCGGACCCTGCACCTGGTCTTCGGCAGCGACCGGTACAAGGTCGTCGACACCGTCGTCTTCAACGGCATGGTCGAGTCCGTGGACCTGCCGACCGGCCAGGCCGTCCGGCCATGCCTGATCACGCTCCGGGCCACCCGTGAGCAGTTCAAAGCCCTGGTACTCGACCAGTTGGATCCAGTTGCCTGCGTCCGCCACTACTTCGCTGCTGAGGTGTCCCGGCACCCAGAGGAACTCCAGCCGGTCGAACCGGTGCTGGACTTCGACCTGGCCGACCCGCGGACCATCAGAGCCGCAGACGTCATCAGCGAGATCGACAGCCGGCCGAACCTGCTGGAGCTCACCCCTGACGAGTTCGAGCATCTGGTGCACAACCTGCTGACCCGGATGGGCCTGGAGACGCGGTTGTTCCGTAGTGGCAACGACGGTGGCATCGATTGCGTCGCCTACGACCCCAGGCCGATCACCGGTGGCAAATTCGTCGTACAGGCCAAGCTCTACACGCGTACTGTCCCACCGTCGGCCGTACGGGACCTCTTCGGGACCGTGCTGGACGCCGGAGCCACCAAGGGCATCCTGATCACCACCAGTGGCTTCGGCCCGTCCAGCTACCAGTTCGCCAACGGGAAGCCACTGCAACTGATCGACGGCACCGGCCTGCTCGCCCTCTGCCATCAGCACGACATCCCTGCCCGAATCGTCCCGCGCGCTAGCTGA
- a CDS encoding DUF6454 family protein, whose amino-acid sequence MRRKTLVASVLAGVLVAGLSVVGADAAGRDDKVARAFEATTRSTAWTQVARIPLKFPTYHPQGFALVGDLIYLSSVEVLEAPVPYPVPVDGYDRTPGKGIGHVFVLDRQGNLKKDIRVGEGTVYHPGGIDYDGENVWVPAAEYRPNSRAIVYKINPRTYRVTEQFRVKDHVGGVVRDRRTGLVHGVSWGSRTLYAWTASGKQVDAQPNQSHLLDYQDCDYVGRSKQLCGGVTGLKTQTGGNFELGGLTLLDLNDDNRILHEIPFAAYSTAGHSVTRNPVALEVDGTKLRLFTAPDDGEGATGTELLIYESPIS is encoded by the coding sequence ATGCGTAGGAAGACGTTGGTGGCGAGCGTGTTGGCCGGAGTGCTGGTGGCCGGCCTGTCGGTGGTCGGCGCCGACGCCGCCGGGCGCGATGACAAGGTTGCCCGGGCATTCGAGGCGACGACCCGTAGTACGGCGTGGACGCAGGTTGCTCGCATCCCGTTGAAGTTCCCGACGTACCATCCGCAGGGGTTCGCGCTGGTGGGCGATCTGATCTACCTGTCGAGTGTCGAGGTGCTGGAGGCCCCGGTGCCCTATCCGGTGCCGGTGGACGGGTACGACCGGACGCCGGGCAAGGGGATCGGGCATGTGTTCGTGCTGGACCGCCAGGGCAACCTGAAGAAGGACATTCGGGTCGGCGAGGGCACGGTGTACCACCCGGGCGGGATCGACTACGACGGCGAGAACGTGTGGGTGCCGGCCGCGGAGTACCGGCCGAACTCGCGGGCGATCGTCTACAAGATCAACCCCCGCACGTATCGCGTCACGGAGCAGTTCCGGGTGAAGGACCATGTTGGCGGGGTCGTGCGGGACCGGCGTACCGGGCTGGTGCATGGGGTGAGCTGGGGGTCGCGGACGCTTTATGCCTGGACTGCCTCTGGCAAGCAGGTGGACGCGCAGCCCAACCAGAGCCACCTGCTGGACTACCAGGACTGCGACTACGTCGGGCGGAGTAAGCAGCTGTGTGGCGGCGTCACTGGGCTCAAGACGCAGACAGGTGGCAACTTCGAGCTCGGTGGGCTCACACTGCTCGACCTCAACGACGACAACCGGATCCTGCACGAGATCCCGTTCGCGGCGTACTCCACGGCCGGGCACTCCGTCACCCGCAACCCGGTGGCGCTGGAGGTCGACGGTACTAAGCTGCGGCTCTTCACTGCGCCCGACGACGGTGAGGGCGCAACCGGTACCGAGCTACTGATCTACGAGTCCCCGATCAGCTAG
- a CDS encoding SIMPL domain-containing protein has translation MDSGITVTGTGQATAPADLLRLTLSVGHDAADVAAAVAQVAEKTDAVHAALSALGVEAKDIETSTVNVYPQYRDSMKVASYRASHSITVTTRNLTGFGDLLNAAVDAVGNDLGMEGLNFDVADKRPLLDQARQLAFAQAREKAAQLAELAGQSLGSISAVTEGYGHGPIPLVMEQSAKASGAYDSSLSITPGEQTVQLSLDVRWNWA, from the coding sequence ATGGACTCTGGGATCACGGTGACCGGGACCGGGCAGGCTACTGCGCCGGCGGATCTACTGCGGCTGACTTTGAGTGTCGGTCATGACGCGGCCGATGTGGCGGCCGCGGTCGCACAAGTAGCCGAGAAGACCGATGCTGTTCATGCTGCATTGAGTGCGCTGGGGGTCGAGGCGAAGGACATCGAGACCAGCACGGTCAACGTCTACCCGCAGTACAGGGACTCGATGAAGGTGGCGAGCTATCGCGCGTCGCACTCGATCACCGTGACGACCCGGAACCTGACCGGGTTCGGTGACCTACTGAACGCCGCGGTCGATGCGGTGGGCAACGATCTCGGGATGGAAGGGCTGAACTTCGACGTCGCCGACAAGCGGCCGCTGCTGGACCAGGCGCGGCAACTCGCCTTCGCCCAGGCCCGTGAGAAGGCCGCCCAGCTGGCCGAGCTGGCCGGCCAGTCCCTCGGCTCCATCTCCGCCGTCACCGAAGGCTACGGCCACGGCCCGATCCCGTTGGTGATGGAGCAGTCGGCCAAGGCCTCCGGGGCCTACGACTCAAGCCTGTCGATCACCCCTGGCGAGCAGACCGTCCAACTCTCCCTCGACGTCCGGTGGAACTGGGCCTGA